The Halorussus lipolyticus genome includes a region encoding these proteins:
- a CDS encoding LamG domain-containing protein, which translates to MSDKDNIGFGSEYGRDQRHTANNAHSIPRRDLLKLTGTLASTIGFSTLTVSAQSEKTFVNAKTNGATADITQDTWKGSPVDMIDDDPDTQWQVAGNPNTIIAIFTLPHQARVTEDYLRIGTGGDRDVTEYELYARDSPSDSWSLKKVFSGSVTGDGTPDVRHTFESDPLEGKQFKLVITEHRAPDLCYTACDVPIREYQLLGKYLDTPSPEANYDFEGTGTTVVDRSGNGHTGEIVRADRVTDHGGTVINFDKSNNSYVRLGQEDTLDPLNGSYTVSFWFKSDGVSGGNETLFAKRGDSNERFRITLFDNGEGEGRLAFRVKDDPSLGNDHVKSDTTYTNGQWHRVDAVRDTDADQIELYVDYEPIGTAVDHQGDINPTGPAYLGGQPEYPNTRYYTGRIDDVTIYKAAVRPNAKTTTSISITNPRLVQSVENSRLDNNKDVINDSEFLTDDTHLSDPPLVANKATAFMFDITGENVDQLGGPVTVSVAVNGETQGELMIQAATVQDVVTSDVALFDKLVDNGNFDSPVFTVEEGDTVSLTVTGEGLETADQELTIGEDESEVSIVTMPALNVGVMPVERPDDYGTLEDSRFSYVDKVEQIAKQMQFLFPTHRVNIYRYTAGYVKGEYKKTFSRAQDFIFVQQTLNDLTPVTNGDDGEVFSVKNGDVIKNPQMEISAFDVTIAMLPEKYFDFHNWWEFDESSLRGVEPIYPEDADGDGVQDLQPPASTGVLISAPPATAEMEVGHHFINTQYPSSLADDGDTAHATPDLYSTTYYLSQSHVGAITGANSFMAHNGSWMDAKTFKLLIESGFDPVPEEGTLKDRVMSVSGTITDTSELLVDQMREIGSGLVQTAQDGVSVRVINVNGDTLESITVPQYVSFFTDEKRTPRQRAVTANIPYPADTYEVIFEVPEPNTGEITTTVVVPTAKQLSTLIEWIPESGFTRNPPERKTALRKKSERSERLVEKKKFRPAINTLRNDIRDKLEKWLKDDYEATVNEYSKQETLEVVDNVLEQWEQFAQQTTSGNSNSGKSSRKQGQ; encoded by the coding sequence ATGTCTGACAAAGACAACATCGGCTTTGGCTCTGAATATGGACGTGACCAGCGTCATACTGCAAACAACGCCCATTCAATTCCGCGGCGGGATTTGTTGAAACTTACTGGTACTCTCGCTTCCACTATTGGATTTTCTACACTAACGGTGTCAGCGCAATCTGAGAAAACATTCGTGAACGCCAAAACAAACGGAGCTACAGCAGACATCACCCAAGATACATGGAAAGGAAGCCCAGTGGATATGATTGATGATGATCCAGACACGCAGTGGCAGGTGGCTGGTAACCCAAACACGATTATTGCTATTTTTACGCTACCACATCAGGCCCGCGTTACGGAAGATTACCTCCGAATTGGGACGGGCGGTGACCGAGACGTTACCGAATATGAACTCTACGCCCGTGATTCTCCATCCGATTCTTGGTCATTGAAGAAGGTGTTCTCAGGGTCTGTCACAGGTGATGGGACGCCTGATGTGCGGCACACATTCGAGAGTGACCCCCTCGAAGGGAAGCAATTTAAACTAGTCATCACAGAACACCGGGCGCCGGATCTTTGCTATACGGCGTGTGATGTTCCGATACGAGAATACCAACTGCTTGGGAAGTATCTTGACACGCCGAGTCCAGAGGCGAACTATGACTTTGAAGGGACTGGAACAACCGTGGTTGACCGAAGTGGCAACGGGCACACCGGTGAGATTGTACGAGCCGACCGTGTGACCGACCACGGCGGTACCGTCATCAATTTTGATAAATCTAACAACTCTTACGTCCGTCTTGGCCAAGAAGATACACTTGATCCCCTCAATGGGTCGTACACTGTTTCGTTCTGGTTCAAGTCGGACGGTGTAAGCGGTGGGAATGAAACACTGTTTGCGAAGCGAGGGGATAGCAACGAACGGTTCCGGATCACACTTTTTGATAACGGCGAAGGCGAGGGACGTTTGGCATTCAGAGTTAAAGATGATCCCTCCCTTGGGAACGACCATGTGAAGTCGGACACCACGTATACCAACGGGCAGTGGCATCGAGTGGATGCCGTTCGTGACACTGACGCAGACCAAATCGAATTATACGTAGACTACGAGCCCATCGGCACAGCAGTCGACCACCAAGGAGACATCAACCCGACTGGACCTGCATACCTTGGTGGGCAACCAGAGTACCCCAACACACGCTACTACACCGGTCGAATTGACGACGTAACGATTTACAAAGCCGCAGTCAGGCCTAACGCAAAGACAACAACAAGTATCAGTATTACGAATCCACGACTTGTTCAAAGTGTGGAGAATAGCCGTCTAGACAATAACAAAGATGTGATTAATGATTCGGAATTCTTAACCGACGACACTCACCTGAGTGATCCCCCATTGGTCGCAAACAAGGCGACCGCGTTCATGTTTGACATCACGGGGGAGAACGTAGACCAACTTGGCGGTCCAGTGACTGTGTCTGTTGCGGTAAATGGAGAAACACAAGGTGAGCTAATGATTCAAGCAGCGACGGTCCAAGACGTTGTCACAAGTGATGTTGCCCTGTTCGATAAACTGGTGGACAATGGAAACTTCGATTCGCCCGTGTTTACTGTTGAGGAGGGCGATACAGTCTCACTTACAGTGACGGGAGAGGGGTTGGAAACGGCAGACCAAGAACTCACAATTGGCGAGGACGAGAGTGAGGTGTCAATCGTTACGATGCCTGCGTTGAACGTTGGTGTGATGCCCGTCGAGCGGCCTGACGACTACGGGACGCTTGAAGACTCGCGTTTCTCCTATGTGGACAAGGTGGAACAAATTGCGAAGCAGATGCAGTTCCTGTTCCCGACGCATCGGGTCAATATCTACCGGTACACTGCGGGATACGTAAAAGGCGAATACAAAAAAACATTCTCCCGAGCGCAAGATTTCATTTTTGTTCAACAAACGCTCAATGACCTTACACCGGTCACGAATGGTGACGATGGAGAAGTGTTCTCTGTAAAGAATGGTGACGTGATTAAGAATCCCCAGATGGAAATCTCGGCATTCGATGTAACGATAGCAATGCTTCCTGAGAAGTACTTTGACTTTCACAACTGGTGGGAATTCGATGAGTCTAGTCTTCGTGGTGTGGAACCGATTTACCCAGAAGATGCGGACGGCGATGGCGTGCAGGATCTTCAACCCCCAGCCTCAACAGGAGTTCTGATTAGTGCACCGCCCGCTACAGCCGAGATGGAGGTAGGACACCACTTCATCAACACTCAGTATCCGTCGTCTTTAGCAGACGACGGCGATACTGCTCACGCTACACCTGACCTCTACTCAACCACGTATTACCTGTCCCAAAGCCACGTGGGTGCCATTACGGGAGCGAACTCGTTTATGGCTCACAACGGTTCCTGGATGGACGCAAAAACGTTCAAACTCCTCATTGAGAGCGGCTTCGATCCAGTTCCAGAGGAAGGCACACTGAAAGACCGAGTAATGTCTGTTTCCGGGACGATAACGGATACGAGTGAATTGCTCGTCGACCAAATGAGGGAGATAGGTTCAGGATTGGTTCAAACGGCCCAAGACGGTGTGTCGGTAAGGGTTATTAACGTCAACGGGGACACCCTCGAAAGCATTACTGTCCCGCAGTATGTGTCGTTCTTCACCGATGAAAAACGTACGCCACGACAAAGAGCCGTCACAGCAAACATTCCGTACCCTGCGGATACGTATGAAGTGATCTTCGAAGTTCCCGAACCAAACACTGGTGAGATAACTACCACAGTAGTCGTCCCGACCGCCAAGCAGTTGTCCACGTTAATTGAGTGGATTCCCGAAAGTGGCTTCACACGGAATCCACCAGAGCGAAAAACGGCGTTACGCAAAAAATCTGAGCGGAGTGAACGGCTTGTCGAAAAGAAGAAGTTCCGACCAGCAATCAACACCTTGCGAAACGACATCCGTGATAAACTGGAGAAGTGGCTGAAAGACGACTACGAGGCTACGGTGAACGAATATTCAAAACAGGAGACGTTGGAGGTAGTTGATAACGTACTTGAGCAGTGGGAGCAGTTTGCGCAACAAACCACCAGCGGTAACTCTAACTCCGGTAAATCATCCAGAAAACAGGGTCAGTAA
- a CDS encoding DUF6735 family protein, producing the protein MRNPVCLPVFDHPFKVNDWPCFCAPDRGAGAHNLPADSTGDVARALIAYERSDASHSLHYSHNGALDYRLKHQLTTETPFGGDQPSEWTHDQYDTLQSSTETTTDAYAVDRQSQTPVNPDPITVGVSVDEVHSEYLDYLHHEAFYVVSQDFEVTAYRTWWLGLEYDAETVESSETTGNGVLQSVSWRDSESLHEEYSHGQFHALKVIVGDRVDDGEFTLGEARAYIVEKLRAWSRDETAVIGPHDGVL; encoded by the coding sequence GTGCGCAACCCTGTCTGCTTACCAGTCTTCGATCACCCATTCAAAGTAAACGATTGGCCGTGTTTTTGTGCGCCCGACAGGGGTGCGGGCGCACACAATTTGCCCGCTGATTCCACAGGGGATGTCGCGCGCGCACTCATCGCCTACGAACGGTCAGACGCATCGCACTCTCTCCACTACTCGCATAACGGAGCTCTCGACTATCGGTTGAAACACCAACTCACTACGGAGACGCCCTTCGGTGGCGACCAACCATCGGAATGGACTCACGACCAGTACGACACCCTGCAATCGAGCACGGAGACGACCACCGACGCATACGCCGTGGACCGACAGTCACAGACACCAGTCAACCCAGACCCGATTACTGTGGGAGTTTCAGTGGACGAGGTTCACTCAGAGTATCTTGACTATCTCCATCACGAAGCCTTCTACGTGGTTTCACAGGACTTCGAGGTGACAGCGTATCGAACGTGGTGGCTTGGCCTTGAGTACGACGCTGAAACTGTCGAGTCTTCAGAGACGACGGGCAATGGCGTCCTCCAGTCCGTCAGTTGGCGGGACAGCGAATCGCTTCACGAGGAGTACAGCCACGGCCAATTCCACGCGTTGAAAGTCATCGTCGGTGACCGCGTTGACGACGGTGAGTTCACGCTTGGGGAGGCACGGGCGTACATCGTCGAAAAACTTCGGGCGTGGAGTCGTGACGAGACGGCGGTCATCGGCCCCCACGACGGCGTGTTGTGA
- a CDS encoding pentapeptide repeat-containing protein has protein sequence MTKTRELESDIDLCEWSGTDANGDSIDCERQVGGNGPHCIIHSPESVSKSRLHDEVEENAPLCGAVFRTLDLTNSVPALSDNQPLDLTDARIRHLKLDEATISSAVCLEGATIDTITAENAVIKGGVAASGLTCETFEASEVTIEGDLKLSHADISDLLELTESRIECLRADDLTVKGKVRLDDCSFPEQVSIIDSTVTGAITFRYSDFEGRATIENTTFESSLDCRFADFHSQVSFDDSEFHSVARFKQTRFGPFASSFRDTDFHRDATFTEAVSTGVLNFSTTERPDSGEPAVCEGNLRLDDADLYELRLDGVNVDGELSISEASIKVLTATDIQCNTLKVVGTSLGGTAEFSNSTVGTLEVVNSRFGGFAEFDNINVRKSARVKQSVFQSDCDFESTTFLGDVSFERTRFTDRTSFKSVRFIRRAFFFGARFEGTATFEFAEFHELGWFSRRGEQDPIPPVVFGNEVGFHDAIFHTADFSGATFSEPARFDRAYFGVNPRDVTGQEERLTLDTTVDEDVTATRDTGESLSFDDWTPPTETDARSDSDGDGPVKERAAPAARFDHVTFDSIASFNAVTVEVNLQLSDTDVKSLYLTPERVVTDTRIVCKDAAVDTGEIDLTDDEGTQYTVNFKQARVGDVDLSSDAVHTDVFDRCLVKNTRFDGFNFIPHLQELRTLRWEIHHTNSDSDNTSYLDHLCSRLGDYRNILSAWWSDSDSLQTHRNKYQRLQTTYQYAKTGANVTGQNEPASKFFQREMRYQTRNHAAEALLPGQSLKHRIVPFVKSVLIFLFGILSKHGESGSRVVVSSGVIVVAYWVVYLFRPDTSVGLLQNLVFSIGSFATLLTGSIGKSVGNATALVAATEGFVGALMSALLLFTLTRSIHR, from the coding sequence GTGACGAAGACACGAGAGTTGGAGTCGGACATCGACCTGTGTGAGTGGTCCGGAACCGACGCCAACGGCGACTCGATCGATTGCGAGCGGCAAGTTGGAGGGAACGGACCCCACTGCATCATCCACTCACCAGAATCGGTATCGAAATCTAGACTCCACGACGAGGTCGAAGAAAACGCACCATTATGTGGCGCGGTCTTTCGGACCCTCGACCTGACGAACAGTGTTCCGGCACTCTCCGACAATCAACCACTTGACCTGACGGACGCACGGATTCGCCACCTCAAGTTAGACGAGGCGACGATCAGCAGTGCCGTCTGTTTGGAGGGAGCGACCATCGATACAATCACGGCCGAGAACGCCGTCATCAAGGGTGGAGTCGCCGCGTCCGGACTAACCTGTGAAACCTTCGAAGCCTCTGAGGTGACGATCGAGGGGGACCTCAAGTTGTCGCACGCGGATATCAGCGACCTGTTGGAACTCACCGAGAGCAGGATTGAGTGTCTCCGAGCCGACGACCTCACCGTCAAAGGGAAGGTGCGGCTCGACGATTGCTCGTTCCCCGAGCAAGTCTCGATCATTGACAGCACCGTGACTGGCGCGATCACGTTCCGGTACTCTGACTTTGAGGGTCGCGCCACCATCGAGAACACCACCTTCGAGTCAAGTCTCGACTGCCGGTTTGCCGACTTCCACAGTCAGGTTTCGTTTGACGATTCGGAGTTTCACTCAGTCGCCCGGTTCAAACAGACCCGGTTCGGTCCGTTCGCGTCGTCGTTTCGTGACACGGATTTCCACCGTGACGCGACGTTCACGGAGGCAGTCTCCACTGGCGTGTTGAACTTCAGTACGACAGAACGGCCCGACTCGGGTGAGCCCGCTGTGTGTGAAGGCAACCTCCGGTTGGACGACGCCGACCTCTACGAGTTGCGACTTGATGGCGTCAACGTTGACGGCGAGTTGTCGATCTCCGAAGCGTCCATCAAGGTACTCACCGCCACGGACATCCAGTGTAACACACTCAAAGTTGTCGGGACCTCGCTCGGTGGTACCGCCGAGTTCTCGAACAGCACTGTCGGCACATTGGAGGTTGTCAACTCCAGGTTCGGGGGGTTCGCCGAGTTCGACAACATCAACGTCAGGAAGTCGGCGCGTGTCAAACAGTCCGTCTTCCAGTCGGACTGTGACTTCGAGAGCACCACGTTCCTCGGGGACGTGTCCTTCGAACGGACGCGGTTCACGGACCGGACGAGTTTCAAGTCCGTCCGATTCATCCGGCGTGCGTTCTTCTTCGGCGCCCGGTTCGAGGGGACGGCTACGTTCGAGTTCGCCGAGTTCCACGAGTTGGGGTGGTTCTCTCGGCGGGGTGAGCAAGACCCCATCCCCCCGGTGGTCTTCGGTAACGAGGTGGGATTCCACGACGCGATATTCCACACAGCCGACTTCTCGGGTGCCACGTTCAGCGAGCCGGCTCGATTTGATCGGGCCTACTTCGGTGTCAACCCGAGAGACGTGACTGGGCAAGAAGAGCGACTGACGTTAGACACGACCGTCGACGAAGACGTCACCGCAACTCGCGACACCGGCGAATCGCTCTCGTTTGACGACTGGACGCCTCCAACGGAGACGGACGCGCGGTCCGACTCCGACGGAGACGGGCCCGTCAAGGAGAGGGCCGCCCCCGCCGCCCGATTCGACCATGTGACGTTCGACAGTATCGCGTCGTTCAACGCCGTGACCGTCGAAGTTAACCTCCAGTTGAGTGACACCGACGTCAAGTCACTCTACCTAACTCCGGAACGAGTGGTCACAGATACACGCATCGTGTGTAAGGACGCGGCCGTCGACACTGGCGAGATTGATCTCACCGACGATGAGGGGACCCAGTACACGGTCAATTTCAAACAGGCACGAGTCGGTGACGTTGACCTCTCCTCGGACGCGGTCCACACCGACGTCTTTGACCGGTGTCTTGTCAAGAACACCCGCTTTGACGGGTTCAACTTCATCCCACACCTCCAAGAACTCCGGACACTAAGGTGGGAGATACACCACACGAACTCCGATTCCGACAACACCTCGTATCTAGATCATCTCTGTTCCCGGCTAGGCGACTACCGAAATATCCTCTCGGCGTGGTGGTCGGATTCCGACTCATTGCAGACACACCGTAACAAGTACCAGAGACTCCAGACAACCTACCAGTACGCGAAGACGGGAGCGAACGTTACAGGCCAGAACGAACCCGCGTCCAAGTTCTTCCAACGCGAGATGCGCTATCAGACGCGGAACCACGCCGCCGAGGCACTCTTGCCCGGCCAGTCGCTCAAGCACAGAATCGTCCCGTTTGTGAAGTCTGTCCTCATCTTCCTATTCGGGATCCTCTCAAAACACGGCGAGAGCGGGTCTCGTGTCGTCGTTTCCTCGGGCGTCATCGTCGTCGCGTACTGGGTCGTTTACCTCTTCAGACCAGACACCAGTGTTGGACTCTTGCAGAATCTTGTGTTCAGTATTGGCTCATTCGCGACTCTACTCACTGGTTCGATCGGGAAATCCGTCGGTAACGCGACAGCACTCGTCGCGGCGACGGAGGGGTTTGTCGGCGCGCTTATGAGCGCGCTGTTGCTCTTCACGCTGACCCGCTCAATCCACCGGTGA
- a CDS encoding phospholipase D-like domain-containing protein, giving the protein MSESVSTRFRDAVDLAVIADSTRQLDVILGDVLVGSPESDGPLFPTARSRFGDDLADGVGYFLENCDLATIDSKRSSVRELDREAVIDLLVTARTVSRSFQAAAEEFDTGEYEIVCTLPDSDPQFADLSPSDFEMRRLTSALLNLCRDARESLTIVSPYLESGGVEWLLPGIEGAIRRGVNVTVVSRELEAGEPNMVALSDLFDLAGGENGELRVYDYYEANPDSRQPLYTLHSKVLVADADRAYVGSANFTTYGFAQNLEVGVIVEGSRVERLERVFDTVISSAREVTTT; this is encoded by the coding sequence ATGAGTGAATCCGTATCAACTAGGTTCCGAGACGCGGTCGACCTAGCCGTTATCGCCGACAGCACACGCCAACTGGACGTAATACTTGGTGACGTCTTGGTCGGATCCCCCGAGTCCGACGGACCGTTGTTCCCGACCGCGCGGAGTCGCTTTGGGGACGACCTCGCGGATGGTGTCGGGTACTTCCTTGAGAACTGCGATCTCGCAACGATCGACTCAAAGCGATCAAGTGTTAGAGAGCTCGACCGTGAGGCGGTGATTGACCTCCTCGTGACGGCTCGGACCGTCTCGCGATCGTTCCAGGCTGCGGCCGAGGAGTTCGACACCGGGGAGTACGAAATCGTCTGTACGCTCCCGGACTCCGATCCCCAGTTCGCCGACCTGTCGCCGTCCGATTTCGAGATGCGGCGTTTAACGAGCGCCTTACTCAACCTCTGTCGTGACGCTCGTGAGTCACTCACTATTGTGAGTCCGTACCTTGAGTCCGGTGGTGTCGAGTGGCTCCTTCCCGGAATTGAGGGGGCGATCCGACGTGGCGTCAACGTTACTGTCGTGTCTCGAGAACTCGAAGCTGGGGAACCGAACATGGTTGCGTTGAGCGACCTGTTCGACCTCGCAGGCGGTGAAAACGGCGAATTGCGGGTATACGACTACTACGAGGCTAACCCGGACTCGCGCCAGCCGTTGTACACGCTCCACTCGAAGGTTCTCGTCGCCGACGCCGACCGCGCGTATGTCGGAAGTGCAAACTTCACCACGTATGGGTTCGCCCAGAACTTGGAGGTCGGCGTAATCGTGGAAGGGTCACGAGTCGAACGACTTGAGCGAGTCTTTGATACGGTCATCTCTTCCGCACGGGAGGTGACCACGACGTGA